A genome region from Choloepus didactylus isolate mChoDid1 chromosome 14, mChoDid1.pri, whole genome shotgun sequence includes the following:
- the LOC119508997 gene encoding nuclear nucleic acid-binding protein C1D-like, with protein MAGEEISEDYPLEIHEYFLTLENSIGVVNEMLKTIMSVYRNELLKKLDPLGQEKVDLVSVYTLNSMFWVYLVIQRVNPKDYPVKQELERIRLYMNTFKEITDKKKAGKLDRGAASRFLTNAL; from the coding sequence ATGGCAGGTGAAGAAATTAGTGAAGATTATCCACTAGAAATTCATGAGTATTTTTTAACATTAGAGAATTCCATTGGTGTTGTGAATGAGATGCTCAAGACCATTATGTCTGTTTATAGAAATGAGTTGTTAAAGAAGTTGGACCCACTTGGACAAGAAAAAGTGGATTTAGTTTCTGTGTACACATTAAATTCAATGTTTTGGGTTTATTTGGTAATTCAAAGAGTTAATCCTAAGGACTATCCAGTAAAGCAGGAATTGGAAAGAATCAGATTATACATGAACACCttcaaagaaataacagacaAGAAAAAGGCTGGCAAGCTGGACAGAGGTGCAGCTTCAAGATTTTTAACAAATGCCCTATAG